In Verrucomicrobiia bacterium, the following proteins share a genomic window:
- the smc gene encoding chromosome segregation protein SMC, with protein MYLKNLTVLGFKSFADKTALNFQPGVTAIVGPNGCGKSNVSDAIRWVLGEQSAKALRGDEMADVIFNGTDGRKPLGMAEVSLTIGGVGEERLHAAGVEIAYDEVTLTRRVFRDGGSEYFINKTPCRLRDVQQLFMGTGVGRTSYSIMAQGNITQILSSKPEDRRMIFEEAAGITKYKAQKKEALRKLEYTEQNLVRVEDLVREVKRQIGSLQRQAGKARRYKQLSLELQHLDTQLARHQFDVLQREIQERQAAAEALRNEIESGSAQVLRCEDEIAQLRERLAALEQEIGSRQQRGLELKGDMDRHESRIQFNEERLRELAAQNTRALAEIAQAEERRHIADQELTAVAAKLDQSQAALAGHQGTLSVQEAALRQLEADVRACQEALRQAQADAFAAAQDLTRVRNELTALDLQKQGNTVRLEKLSAEKIQLEEERTRLETRLQEFAADVQAEKLNAQNQQGTVQQRQNRLRELQEELRRATVEQDQLLQQQAEKRSRLNVLEQLQAGHEGFSEGSLAALKQSRHVLGSLVDKIRVPNEFVTAIETALGHHLQVVLTEQPESAHEILNDLSANRLGRASIAPLAFMRNGNAATSPSGPIQNPSLNGVPLEAVSVVEGESAVQPLLERLLGQTRIVRDLNAATAAWQQSHGAFSYVTLAGELLSRHGIYTGGHANGNGNGKGAASLLARKNQIADLQAVLGRLQELIAETSRRKGSLQSEQTELEAGLQQAQTDLRAQEVAIATHEGEFNALQNSRRLLHQKIDTVVFEVQSLAAQEQEGLEKRSLLATRAGELETREQSCQAHVTQRTAQLESLRQQRDAANAGLTESKVALATEEQMCASFRQQRESLAQRLSELTQMIQQKRNETGSFIGRKEQAESEIQDSRAQIAGLQHDREKVNVELGELLALKHDQEQQIGQREELLREQRRVLGQTQERRGSLEVELAQKNMAVQNLRERVQQKYHLNLDDIRSECITITFADEGPARVHVMSPEEMAAAGGATDWQAVGQQIETLQKRLDEIGPVNLVAIEEYEETEQRYQFLSKQHEDLVQAKAQLLEVINRINTQTREMFRETFEQIRANFRTMFTEVFGGGKADLVLMDENDLLESGIDIVARPPGKQLQTISLLSGGEQTMTAVALLFSIYQVKPSPFCVLDELDAPLDESNINRFIRVLQRFIENSQFIIITHNKRTIGMADVLYGVTMQEHGISKIVSVKFHKSDEQSNLQPPAALETPATTRGIDAEDDAAHNRDETIEVVMAK; from the coding sequence ATGTATCTGAAGAATCTAACTGTTTTAGGGTTCAAATCATTTGCAGATAAGACCGCCCTGAACTTTCAGCCCGGTGTAACGGCCATCGTGGGCCCCAATGGGTGTGGTAAGTCGAACGTCTCAGACGCTATACGTTGGGTACTGGGCGAACAGTCCGCCAAGGCCTTGCGTGGTGATGAGATGGCCGATGTGATTTTTAACGGCACCGATGGCCGCAAACCGCTCGGCATGGCTGAGGTGTCTTTAACCATCGGCGGAGTCGGGGAAGAACGGCTGCATGCGGCGGGAGTGGAGATTGCCTATGACGAGGTCACCCTCACCCGGCGGGTTTTCCGGGATGGCGGCAGCGAGTATTTCATCAATAAGACCCCCTGCCGGTTGAGGGACGTGCAGCAGTTGTTCATGGGTACCGGCGTGGGGAGGACAAGCTACAGCATCATGGCCCAGGGGAACATTACCCAAATCCTTTCGAGCAAACCGGAAGACAGGCGGATGATCTTCGAGGAGGCCGCTGGAATCACGAAATACAAGGCGCAGAAGAAAGAGGCCCTGCGCAAGCTGGAATACACCGAGCAGAACCTGGTGCGGGTCGAGGACCTGGTCCGGGAAGTCAAACGGCAAATCGGCTCTTTGCAGCGCCAGGCAGGCAAAGCCCGCCGATACAAGCAACTCTCGCTGGAGTTGCAACATCTGGACACACAACTCGCGCGCCACCAATTTGATGTGCTCCAGCGAGAAATCCAGGAACGGCAGGCCGCCGCCGAGGCTCTGCGCAATGAAATCGAATCCGGGTCAGCGCAAGTCTTGAGGTGTGAGGATGAAATTGCCCAACTTCGTGAACGTCTTGCGGCTTTGGAGCAGGAGATCGGCTCCCGGCAGCAGCGTGGTCTCGAATTGAAAGGGGATATGGACCGACACGAGAGCCGGATTCAGTTCAATGAGGAACGATTGCGCGAATTGGCCGCGCAGAATACCCGGGCCTTGGCTGAGATTGCCCAGGCGGAAGAACGTCGTCACATTGCGGACCAGGAGTTAACGGCTGTTGCGGCCAAGCTCGATCAGTCCCAGGCTGCATTGGCCGGTCATCAAGGCACTTTGAGTGTACAGGAGGCTGCTCTTCGCCAACTCGAAGCCGACGTGCGCGCCTGCCAGGAAGCACTGCGCCAGGCGCAGGCGGATGCCTTTGCCGCTGCCCAGGATTTAACTCGCGTGCGCAATGAACTCACCGCGTTGGACCTCCAGAAGCAGGGCAATACCGTGCGATTGGAGAAACTCTCAGCCGAGAAGATTCAGCTTGAAGAGGAGCGAACACGCCTCGAGACGCGCTTGCAGGAATTCGCAGCGGATGTGCAGGCCGAGAAACTCAACGCGCAGAACCAGCAGGGAACGGTCCAGCAACGGCAGAACCGGTTGCGCGAACTCCAGGAAGAGCTGCGCCGGGCAACGGTCGAGCAGGACCAACTGTTGCAACAGCAGGCCGAAAAACGCTCGCGCCTGAACGTCCTCGAGCAGCTCCAGGCCGGCCACGAAGGTTTCAGCGAAGGCTCGCTCGCTGCCCTGAAACAATCCCGCCACGTTTTAGGTTCGCTGGTGGATAAAATTCGCGTCCCGAACGAATTCGTCACGGCCATTGAAACGGCCCTAGGCCATCACCTGCAGGTCGTCCTGACCGAACAGCCCGAGTCGGCCCACGAGATTCTCAACGACCTGAGCGCTAACCGGCTGGGACGCGCGAGTATCGCCCCGCTCGCCTTCATGCGCAATGGCAATGCGGCCACCAGCCCATCTGGCCCGATTCAGAATCCCTCTTTGAACGGTGTTCCCCTCGAAGCCGTGTCGGTCGTCGAGGGAGAAAGCGCTGTGCAGCCTTTGCTCGAACGTCTGCTCGGCCAGACCCGCATCGTGCGCGACTTAAATGCGGCCACTGCGGCTTGGCAGCAGAGCCACGGTGCTTTCTCTTACGTAACCCTCGCGGGCGAGCTGCTCAGCCGCCATGGGATTTATACTGGCGGCCATGCGAACGGCAATGGCAACGGCAAGGGCGCTGCCTCGCTCCTGGCCAGAAAGAACCAGATTGCGGATTTGCAGGCCGTGCTCGGCCGGCTGCAGGAGTTGATTGCGGAAACCAGCCGCCGCAAAGGCTCGTTGCAAAGCGAGCAGACCGAATTGGAAGCGGGCCTGCAACAGGCCCAGACGGACCTGCGCGCCCAGGAAGTCGCCATCGCGACCCATGAAGGAGAATTCAACGCATTGCAAAACTCGCGCCGGTTGCTGCACCAGAAAATCGACACGGTGGTATTTGAGGTCCAGAGCCTGGCGGCCCAGGAACAGGAGGGCCTTGAAAAGCGGTCTTTACTTGCTACACGGGCGGGTGAATTGGAGACGCGTGAGCAATCTTGTCAGGCCCACGTTACCCAAAGGACAGCGCAGTTGGAGAGTTTGCGCCAGCAACGCGATGCCGCCAATGCCGGCCTCACCGAGAGCAAGGTCGCCCTCGCCACTGAGGAGCAGATGTGCGCCTCGTTCAGGCAACAAAGGGAATCCCTGGCGCAGCGCCTGAGCGAGCTGACTCAGATGATACAGCAAAAGCGAAACGAGACCGGCTCGTTTATCGGACGCAAGGAGCAGGCGGAATCCGAAATCCAGGATTCGCGCGCGCAGATTGCGGGGTTGCAGCACGACCGGGAGAAAGTGAACGTCGAGTTGGGCGAGTTGTTGGCCCTCAAGCACGACCAGGAACAACAGATTGGCCAACGGGAAGAGCTGTTGCGCGAGCAGCGCCGCGTTTTGGGCCAAACCCAGGAACGCCGGGGCAGTCTCGAAGTCGAGTTGGCCCAGAAGAATATGGCCGTGCAGAACCTCCGAGAACGGGTTCAACAGAAATATCATCTGAACCTGGACGACATCCGCAGCGAATGCATCACGATTACCTTTGCCGATGAAGGCCCGGCCCGGGTGCATGTCATGTCCCCCGAGGAGATGGCAGCGGCAGGTGGCGCAACCGATTGGCAAGCGGTGGGGCAACAGATCGAGACGTTGCAGAAACGCCTTGATGAGATCGGCCCGGTCAACCTGGTGGCTATCGAGGAATACGAGGAAACCGAACAGCGCTATCAATTCCTGAGCAAGCAGCACGAGGACCTCGTCCAGGCCAAGGCCCAATTGCTTGAAGTCATCAATCGCATCAACACCCAAACCCGCGAGATGTTCCGCGAGACCTTCGAGCAAATCCGCGCCAATTTCCGAACGATGTTCACCGAGGTTTTCGGCGGCGGCAAAGCCGACCTCGTCCTAATGGATGAAAACGACCTGCTCGAAAGCGGCATTGACATCGTCGCCCGCCCGCCCGGCAAACAGTTACAGACGATTTCTCTTCTCTCGGGCGGTGAGCAGACGATGACGGCTGTGGCGCTGCTCTTCTCCATTTACCAGGTCAAGCCCAGCCCATTCTGCGTTCTGGACGAACTGGATGCGCCTTTAGATGAGTCAAACATCAACCGGTTCATCCGCGTGCTGCAGCGGTTCATCGAGAATTCTCAATTCATCATTATCACGCATAACAAACGCACCATCGGCATGGCCGATGTGCTCTATGGTGTCACCATGCAGGAACACGGCATCA
- a CDS encoding family 10 glycosylhydrolase, translating to MKTSRAGLLAIAVAAIGSVAAGRAAQTFTYEPSSEMPPNPMREMRAAWVATVANIDWPSTNNLSTARQKAELVAIFDRAAHLKLNTIIFQVRPTCDALYASSIEPWSEYLTGTMGKPPEPFYDPLTFAIEEAHKRGLELHAWFNPYRARQALAKSPIAPNHVSRTHPQMVRQYGKSLWLDPGEKEVQAYSLRVVMDVVRRYDIDGVHFDDYFYPYKEQDASGKELDFPDGASWRKYGQGGKLNREDWRRENVDSFIHAVYQSIKAAKPWVKFGISPFGIWRPHNPPQIQGFDPYEKLYADSRKWLMNGWVDYFAPQLYWGIEPPEQSFPVLLRWWAGQNTKGRLLAPGLDTTKVGRRWKPEEIIEQIRLTRRQPGVGGHVHWDMKALMRNEALDAALEREVYAQPALVPSMPWLESARPQKPALTIAPRGGEVQARWGPATQQKAWLWLLQTRTGQNWTTRILPGWEVSCALGQPLPTVIALRALDRFGNLSEPLVLRRRN from the coding sequence ATGAAAACTTCGCGCGCTGGTCTTCTGGCAATAGCCGTTGCCGCCATCGGAAGCGTGGCGGCGGGGCGCGCCGCCCAGACTTTCACTTACGAGCCCTCCTCGGAAATGCCTCCCAACCCTATGCGCGAGATGCGGGCCGCCTGGGTGGCTACCGTTGCCAACATCGATTGGCCATCGACCAACAACCTGAGCACCGCCCGCCAAAAAGCCGAGTTGGTGGCCATTTTTGACCGCGCCGCTCATTTGAAACTGAACACGATTATTTTTCAAGTGCGCCCGACCTGCGACGCCCTTTATGCCTCATCCATCGAGCCATGGTCTGAGTATCTTACCGGGACGATGGGCAAACCGCCCGAGCCATTTTATGATCCGCTCACCTTTGCCATCGAGGAGGCGCACAAGCGCGGGCTGGAATTGCACGCCTGGTTCAATCCGTATCGCGCCCGGCAAGCGCTCGCCAAATCACCGATTGCGCCCAACCATGTCAGCAGGACCCATCCGCAAATGGTCCGCCAATATGGAAAATCCTTGTGGTTGGACCCGGGCGAAAAGGAGGTGCAGGCCTACTCGCTGCGGGTCGTCATGGACGTGGTGAGGCGCTACGACATCGATGGCGTCCATTTCGACGATTATTTCTATCCTTACAAAGAGCAGGATGCATCGGGCAAAGAACTCGATTTCCCCGATGGCGCGAGCTGGCGCAAGTATGGACAAGGCGGCAAGCTCAATCGCGAGGACTGGCGGCGCGAGAATGTGGACAGCTTTATTCATGCGGTCTATCAGTCGATTAAGGCAGCCAAGCCGTGGGTCAAATTTGGCATCAGCCCGTTCGGCATCTGGCGTCCGCACAATCCCCCTCAAATCCAGGGCTTCGATCCTTATGAAAAACTTTATGCCGACTCGCGCAAATGGCTCATGAACGGGTGGGTCGATTATTTCGCGCCACAGCTCTATTGGGGCATCGAGCCGCCTGAGCAAAGTTTTCCGGTGCTTCTGCGCTGGTGGGCGGGGCAGAATACAAAGGGCCGGTTGCTTGCGCCCGGCCTGGATACGACCAAAGTGGGCCGCCGCTGGAAACCGGAGGAGATCATCGAGCAAATCCGCCTGACCCGCAGACAGCCCGGCGTGGGCGGTCATGTACATTGGGATATGAAGGCCCTAATGCGCAATGAGGCCTTGGATGCGGCTTTGGAACGCGAGGTCTATGCGCAGCCCGCCCTGGTCCCTTCCATGCCGTGGCTGGAGTCCGCCAGACCGCAAAAACCGGCGCTCACCATCGCGCCTCGCGGTGGTGAAGTCCAAGCGCGCTGGGGGCCGGCGACCCAGCAAAAGGCTTGGTTATGGCTTCTGCAGACCCGCACCGGCCAGAATTGGACGACGCGGATTCTGCCTGGTTGGGAAGTCTCCTGCGCATTGGGCCAGCCGTTGCCAACGGTAATCGCGCTACGCGCGCTTGACCGCTTCGGGAACTTGAGTGAGCCCTTGGTGCTGCGCAGGCGCAATTAG
- a CDS encoding TlpA disulfide reductase family protein, with translation MISRLICLCGMLLAFGLNAQGLKLPSLTIAGTTYTNVTVLGVNTTDIYFNYDGGIANVKLKYLPADLQKQFHYDPRTAAKAEAKQLDEDARYQSFIASTAAANAEAKAASAQALPQTSEQSLADPVSDQSPIGKAAPPLKIDRWLQDKPDLDGKFVLVAFWAPWSIPCRKAIPEWNALQKKFADKLVVIGVSSGPESDVTDITDPKIAFPLAIDTKGKLIEAAGVTSLPCVLLIDSKGMVRYQGHPGAITEKKLQEIFSESE, from the coding sequence ATGATCTCTCGCCTGATTTGCCTGTGTGGAATGCTGCTGGCTTTTGGGTTAAATGCCCAGGGTCTTAAGCTGCCTTCCCTCACAATCGCGGGCACGACATACACTAATGTGACGGTGCTGGGGGTCAATACAACCGACATCTATTTCAATTACGACGGCGGCATCGCCAATGTGAAGCTCAAGTATTTACCCGCCGATTTGCAGAAACAGTTCCATTATGATCCCCGGACAGCGGCCAAAGCGGAGGCAAAACAGCTCGACGAGGATGCCCGCTATCAAAGTTTTATAGCCTCGACTGCGGCCGCAAACGCAGAAGCAAAGGCCGCTTCAGCCCAAGCTTTGCCTCAGACTTCTGAACAGAGCCTGGCCGACCCCGTCTCGGACCAGTCGCCGATCGGCAAAGCAGCTCCGCCGCTTAAAATCGACCGGTGGCTGCAGGACAAGCCCGACCTTGACGGCAAATTCGTTCTTGTCGCTTTTTGGGCGCCATGGAGTATTCCATGCCGAAAGGCGATCCCGGAATGGAATGCCCTTCAAAAGAAGTTTGCCGATAAATTGGTTGTAATCGGAGTCAGCTCCGGTCCCGAGAGCGATGTGACGGATATAACCGATCCTAAGATCGCTTTCCCGCTGGCAATTGATACCAAGGGAAAATTGATTGAAGCGGCGGGCGTGACCAGCCTTCCCTGTGTGCTTCTGATCGATTCCAAGGGCATGGTCCGCTACCAGGGCCACCCAGGCGCCATTACAGAAAAGAAGCTTCAGGAAATCTTTTCCGAGTCGGAGTAA
- a CDS encoding ATP-binding protein translates to MRILMVEDEAHDATLVEHTLKEGGFDFCFKRVDSEEGFLRELERFQPSVILSDHGLPAFDGFSALSIAQQNSPDVPFIFVTGSLGEEMTIKALKSGAADFVLKHHLASLPPALHRALRQAEFRLQRKHAEEALLSSEERYRSLVEISPDALYVQTEDCIVFINSAGVKLLGAANADQLFGRPVRDIMPAQDWKTLQQRLRGMREEGKPVPFAEQKMLRLDGLQVDVELAAAPLIFAGKSAAQVIAHDITERKQAEEEIRRLNLDLERRVAERTAELEAANRELEAFSYSVSHDLRAPLRHIEGFVEILCSGRTARLDEESRRHLETITDSARQMGRLIDDLLAFSRTARAELRKTRVDLAALAQGAIRDLQQEAQARNVEWVLTDLPQVEADPALLRQVMLNLIGNALKYTRTRKLARIEIGAKGNNNEEIIFVADNGVGFDIRYVHKLFGVFQRLHRAAEFEGTGVGLANVRRIIHRHGGRTWAEGELDKGATFFFSLPRSAGTA, encoded by the coding sequence TTGCGCATTTTAATGGTGGAAGACGAGGCCCATGACGCCACGTTGGTCGAGCATACCCTGAAGGAGGGGGGATTTGATTTCTGCTTTAAGCGGGTCGATTCGGAGGAGGGGTTCTTGCGAGAACTCGAGCGCTTCCAGCCCTCGGTCATCCTCTCGGACCACGGCCTTCCAGCCTTTGACGGCTTCTCCGCCTTGTCCATAGCCCAACAGAACTCACCGGATGTCCCCTTCATATTTGTGACCGGCTCCCTGGGCGAAGAAATGACTATTAAGGCGCTCAAAAGCGGCGCGGCCGATTTTGTGCTCAAGCATCACCTGGCCTCCCTTCCCCCGGCATTGCACCGGGCGCTGCGCCAGGCCGAGTTTCGGCTCCAGCGCAAGCATGCCGAGGAAGCGCTGCTTTCGAGCGAAGAACGCTACCGCAGCCTGGTGGAGATTTCCCCTGACGCACTCTACGTCCAAACCGAGGATTGCATCGTCTTTATCAACTCCGCCGGCGTCAAACTGCTGGGGGCTGCCAATGCCGATCAGTTATTTGGCCGGCCCGTGCGCGACATCATGCCGGCGCAGGATTGGAAAACGTTGCAGCAACGGCTGCGCGGCATGCGAGAGGAAGGCAAACCCGTTCCATTCGCCGAACAGAAAATGTTGCGCCTCGATGGATTGCAAGTCGATGTCGAACTGGCCGCCGCCCCGCTGATCTTCGCCGGCAAATCCGCCGCGCAGGTCATCGCGCACGACATCACCGAGCGAAAGCAGGCCGAAGAGGAAATCCGCCGGTTGAACTTGGATTTGGAGCGGCGTGTGGCGGAGCGCACGGCGGAACTCGAAGCGGCCAATCGCGAGCTCGAGGCCTTCAGTTACTCGGTCTCGCATGACCTGCGCGCCCCCTTGCGGCACATCGAAGGATTCGTCGAGATTTTATGCAGCGGCAGGACCGCCCGGCTGGATGAGGAGTCCCGGCGTCATCTTGAAACAATCACCGATTCGGCCCGGCAGATGGGGCGGCTGATTGACGACCTCCTGGCGTTCTCGAGGACCGCCCGGGCTGAATTGAGGAAAACTCGAGTGGACCTCGCGGCGCTCGCGCAGGGCGCGATTCGCGACCTGCAGCAGGAAGCCCAAGCCCGCAACGTGGAATGGGTCCTCACAGACCTCCCGCAGGTTGAAGCGGACCCCGCCCTGCTGCGCCAGGTGATGCTCAATTTAATTGGCAACGCCCTCAAATACACGCGCACCCGCAAGCTGGCCCGCATCGAAATCGGGGCAAAGGGCAACAACAATGAGGAGATCATTTTCGTCGCAGACAACGGCGTGGGGTTCGACATTCGTTACGTTCATAAGCTGTTTGGGGTATTCCAGCGCCTGCATCGGGCGGCTGAATTCGAGGGCACCGGCGTGGGCCTGGCCAATGTCCGGCGCATCATCCATCGCCACGGGGGCCGGACCTGGGCCGAAGGCGAACTCGATAAAGGCGCGACCTTCTTCTTCTCCCTGCCCCGGAGCGCTGGGACTGCTTAA
- a CDS encoding Gfo/Idh/MocA family oxidoreductase gives MNELKIGLIGYGFMGRAHSNAFRKAPNFFELPRRPALRAVCGRDAAKLKPFAQRWGYESQETDWRKLVARPDIDLIDIACPNDMHQQIALAAAKAGKMILCEKPLAMNGAQGLVMVRAIEKAGVPNMVWYNYRRVPAVTLAKQLIDEGRLGRIFHYRAKFLQDWTISKDLPQGGAGLWRLDVKVAGSGVTGDLLAHCIDTALWLNGPFDKVNAMTETFVKERKHNITGKVEKVGIDDACAFLARFKNGALATFESTRYARGHKALYTFEINGEHASIAWDLHDLHRLQYFEHHDEGRLRGWRSIHVTDGDHPYMDKWWVPGLQIGYEHSFVHQFADFLFGLSQGKPASPTFREALETQYVCDAVLKSAKANRWEKVRAAG, from the coding sequence ATGAACGAATTGAAGATAGGTCTTATCGGCTACGGGTTCATGGGGCGCGCCCACTCGAACGCATTCCGCAAGGCCCCAAATTTCTTCGAGCTCCCCCGCCGGCCAGCGTTGCGGGCCGTGTGCGGACGCGACGCAGCCAAGCTGAAACCCTTTGCCCAACGTTGGGGCTATGAATCTCAGGAAACCGATTGGCGCAAGCTCGTGGCGCGCCCGGACATCGACCTGATCGACATCGCCTGTCCCAACGACATGCACCAGCAAATCGCTCTGGCGGCGGCAAAGGCCGGCAAGATGATCCTTTGCGAGAAACCCTTGGCCATGAATGGCGCCCAGGGCCTGGTCATGGTTCGCGCCATTGAAAAAGCCGGCGTGCCCAATATGGTTTGGTACAATTACCGTCGCGTCCCCGCTGTCACTCTGGCAAAGCAGCTCATTGACGAGGGGCGTCTGGGGCGCATTTTCCATTACCGTGCGAAATTCCTGCAGGACTGGACGATCTCCAAAGACTTGCCGCAGGGAGGGGCGGGCTTATGGCGGCTGGATGTCAAAGTCGCCGGCAGCGGCGTCACTGGCGACTTGCTGGCGCACTGCATCGACACCGCTTTGTGGCTCAACGGCCCCTTTGACAAGGTCAATGCAATGACCGAGACCTTTGTCAAAGAGCGCAAACATAACATCACGGGCAAGGTTGAAAAAGTGGGCATCGATGATGCCTGCGCGTTCCTGGCCCGCTTTAAGAACGGGGCACTGGCTACATTCGAGTCCACGCGCTATGCGCGCGGGCATAAAGCGCTCTATACTTTCGAGATTAACGGCGAGCACGCCTCCATTGCCTGGGACCTGCACGACCTGCACCGGCTGCAGTACTTTGAGCATCACGACGAAGGGCGCCTGCGGGGCTGGCGCAGCATCCATGTCACCGACGGCGACCACCCCTACATGGATAAATGGTGGGTCCCCGGACTTCAGATTGGCTACGAGCACAGTTTCGTGCATCAATTCGCCGACTTTCTTTTTGGCCTTTCCCAGGGCAAACCGGCCAGTCCAACCTTCCGCGAGGCGCTCGAGACCCAGTATGTATGCGACGCCGTGCTCAAATCAGCCAAGGCAAACCGCTGGGAAAAGGTGCGCGCGGCGGGCTAG
- a CDS encoding type II toxin-antitoxin system HicB family antitoxin has translation MKKNNNYEMIIWWSEDDAAFIVDVPELPGCMAHGKTRTDAIRNAEDAIAFWIKTAKEDGQTIPEPKGRLLYA, from the coding sequence ATGAAGAAAAACAATAACTATGAGATGATCATTTGGTGGAGCGAAGACGACGCTGCTTTCATCGTGGATGTGCCGGAGTTGCCCGGCTGCATGGCCCATGGGAAAACCCGCACTGATGCCATCAGGAACGCGGAGGACGCCATCGCTTTTTGGATAAAGACAGCCAAAGAGGATGGCCAGACCATTCCCGAACCCAAAGGGCGCCTGCTTTACGCCTGA
- a CDS encoding type II toxin-antitoxin system HicA family toxin, which translates to MSAEKTIDKLLRGESDANIRFEDIIHLLQTKGFRMRISGSHHIFTRASVLERINLQREGSKAKPYQVRQVRKILAEYKLL; encoded by the coding sequence ATGAGCGCCGAAAAAACCATAGACAAGCTTTTGCGCGGTGAATCGGACGCGAACATCCGCTTCGAGGACATAATTCACCTGCTCCAAACGAAAGGTTTTCGCATGCGCATCTCCGGCAGCCATCATATCTTTACCCGGGCCAGCGTTTTGGAACGTATTAACCTCCAGCGCGAAGGGTCTAAGGCCAAGCCCTATCAGGTCAGGCAGGTGCGCAAAATCCTGGCCGAGTACAAACTGCTATGA
- a CDS encoding retroviral-like aspartic protease family protein, which translates to MPVATAPKPRQKGKPMGEVRVTVKLTNGSDEVLHRQHKLPAARVRTYQAQALVDTGAVQTILPPEVAKRLGLGIRGQRMAEYSNGRKESFGVTEPLLVEIAGRDTVEEALVLGDEVLIGQTVLEKLDLHVDCTNRRVIPKPAHPDQPVTKVK; encoded by the coding sequence ATGCCGGTTGCCACAGCGCCAAAACCACGCCAGAAAGGAAAGCCGATGGGAGAGGTTCGTGTGACGGTGAAGTTGACGAACGGGTCCGACGAAGTGTTGCACCGCCAGCATAAGCTGCCGGCCGCACGAGTGCGGACCTATCAGGCCCAGGCATTGGTTGACACGGGCGCGGTGCAGACAATCCTTCCGCCGGAGGTGGCCAAACGATTGGGTTTAGGAATTCGGGGCCAGCGCATGGCCGAATACTCCAACGGACGAAAGGAGAGCTTCGGGGTCACCGAACCGCTGCTCGTGGAGATTGCGGGGCGCGATACTGTTGAGGAGGCCTTGGTGTTGGGCGACGAAGTGCTCATTGGACAAACCGTGCTGGAAAAACTCGATTTGCACGTAGATTGCACCAACCGGCGCGTCATCCCCAAGCCCGCCCATCCCGACCAGCCCGTAACCAAGGTCAAATAG
- a CDS encoding PIN domain-containing protein, which produces MSWLLDADVLSQPAKNHGNRAVIEWLEREQDHCYTSTVVLAQIAYWVRTKQGRKRARLEQWLRRGVEALEGRILSFNVATAHVWADQKVSLEHAGQPMPIEDSYIAATARRHDLTIVTGNDKDFRRPGLKVFNPFRERSEI; this is translated from the coding sequence GTGAGCTGGTTGCTGGACGCTGACGTGCTGTCGCAACCGGCGAAGAACCACGGTAATCGCGCCGTAATCGAATGGTTGGAGCGCGAGCAGGACCACTGCTACACAAGCACCGTGGTGCTCGCTCAAATCGCTTACTGGGTCCGGACCAAACAAGGCCGCAAGCGCGCACGGCTAGAGCAGTGGCTGCGCCGAGGTGTCGAAGCTCTCGAAGGCCGAATACTGAGCTTTAACGTCGCCACAGCTCACGTGTGGGCCGACCAGAAGGTTTCCCTCGAACACGCGGGCCAGCCGATGCCAATCGAAGACAGCTATATCGCGGCAACGGCGCGCCGCCATGACCTTACTATCGTCACAGGCAACGACAAAGATTTCCGCCGACCCGGCCTGAAGGTGTTTAATCCCTTCCGCGAGCGCTCGGAAATCTGA